The genomic DNA TGTGTTCGGCCTGCTCAATGACGTTTTTCTCGTTCACGGTGGCCCCGATGGCGTTCATCTGGAATGCCCCGTCGCGCTTGGCAAAGATCGGGATCATCATGTTTTCCAGCACGGTCAGATCGCCGAAAATCTCGGGCGTCTGGAACACGCGGGAAATACCCATCTGGCAAATCTCGTAGGGTTTGCGCCCCAGCACCGACTGTCCGTCAAACATAACGCTGCCGGTGTCCGGGATCAGTTTGCCGATAAGCACGTTCAGTAGGGTGGATTTACCGGCCCCGTTCGGGCCGATAATCGCGTGAACGGTGTTTTCCTCTACGCTGAGGTTCACATCGCCCAGTGCCTGCAGACCGCCGAACCGTTTGTTGACGTTCTTGACTTCAAGGATACCCATGGTTCTGTCTCCTTATTCCGCAGGCGTGGAATGGTTGGCGTCGGCTTCGGCCTGCTCGGCCTCGGTCCGCCCGGTAAATAGGCCACGGATCTTTTGGCCACCCTGTACCAGCCCGCCCGGAAGAAAGATCACGATCAGCATGAACAGAACACCCAGTGTCAGGTGCCAGCCTTTGCCGACGAACGGATGTACAATCGTCACCATGAAGTCCTCAATCCCGTCAGGCAGGAACGAGAACCAACCGTGCAGAACGCTGTCATTGATCTTTGAGAAGATGTTTTCGAAGTATTTGATCAGACCAGAGCCGAGTACCGGCCCGATCAGCGTGCCAGCCCCTCCGAGGATGGTCATCAGAACGACCTCACCAGAGGCGGTCCATTGCATCCGTTCAGCACCGGCCAACGGATCCACCGCCGACAAAAGCCCACCGGCCAGCCCGGCATACATGCCAGAGATCACAAAGGCCGCCAGCGTGTAGGGACGCGCATTCAGCCCGGTGTAATACATCCGGGTATTGTTCGATTTGACGGCGCGCAGCATCATCCCGAAAGGCGACCGGAAGATGCGAATGCTGAGGTAGAACGCGGCGATCATAATGAGCGCACAGAGGTAGTATCCAAAGTTGAACTGAAACGCCCACGCGCCGACTTCCATTTCATGGGTGGCCCGCATGCTGATGCCAAAGAAGTGCGGCAGGTCCGGCTTGCTGGCCGAATGCATCCATTGCGGATCGTTGGCGTAGACCTGCAACCCGGTCTCGCCATTGGTCAGGTTGAACTTGGGGTTCGACAGGACCGAATAGGCCAAGGCAAACGACATCTGCGCAAAGGCCAGCGTCAGGATCGAGAAATAGATGCCCGACCGCCGCAGGCTGACCACACCGATCAGATAGGCAAAGATGCCCGAGGTAACGATGCTGAGCAAGATGCCCGGCATGACGTTGTAACCCAACAGCTTGAACATCCAGACGCAGCTGTAGGAACCAACCCCGAGAAAGGCGGCGTGCCCGAAGCTGAGATAACCGGTCAGACCAAACAGGATATTGAACCCGATTGCGAAGATGCCGAAGATCACGAATTTCTGCATCAGGTCTGGGTAGCCGGCGTTGAATTGCGCCATGGCCGAACCTTCGGGAAAGGGGTTCAGGATGAAGGGAGCCAATGCCGTCAATGCGACGACGATCAGCAGCAATTGGAAGTCTTTTTTGTTCAATCCGAGCATGGTTTATTCCTCCATCACGCCTTTTTTGCCCATCAGGCCCCGCGGACGTGTCAGCAGGATTATGATCGCGACAAGGTAGATGATGATCTGGTTGATGCCCGGGATTGTTGTCGTCGCCCAGGTCGTTGATGCAAAGCTCTCCAAAATCCCCAGCAGGAAGCCGGCCGCGACGGCGCCGGGCAAAGAGCCCATGCCACCGACGACCACAACCACGAAGCTGAGAACCAGAAAATCCATGCCCATGTGATAGTTGGGGGCGTTGATCGGGGCGTACATCACCCCGGCGAGCCCGGCCACCGCGGCCGCGATGCCAAACATGATGGTAAACCGCTTGTCGATGTTGATGCCCAGAAGGCCAACAGTCTCGCGATCGGCCATGCCGGCCCGGACCACCATCCCGAATGTGGTGAATTGCAGAAAGGCGAATACCGCACCTATGATGAGTGCCGAGAAGGCAAAGTAGATAAGCCGCCAGACAGGGTAGATGACCGAATTCGGATCGAACCCCAGAAGCGGGCTGAAATCATAGCTGCCACGGAACATATCCGGCGCAGGCGTCGGAATTGGGTTGGCGCCAAAGTAGTATTTGATGACTTCCTGCAGCACGATTGCCAGACCAAAGGTCACTAGGATCTGGTCGGCATGGGGGCGTCTGTAAAAATGCTTGATCAGACCGCGCTCCATAATGACGCCGACAGCGATCATGACGGGTATTGAGAACAGGATTGCCAGTGGTACGGACCAGTCGATCAGGGCCGCGCCCATTTCGGGGCCGAACCAGTATTCGACATAAGGCGTGTCGACCTTTAACGGATTGCCCAGAAAATCAGTCTGGGTTTCGTCGACAGTCTGATAGCTGATGCTAAAGATTTTCGACAGTGTGACGGCGCAGAATGCCCCGAGCATGAAGATGGCGCCGTGGGCGAAGTTTACCACACCCAGCGTACCGAAGATCAGCGTGAGGCCCAGCGCGATCAGCGCATAGGCCGATCCTTTGTCCAAGCCGTTCAGAATTTGAAGGATAATTGCGTCCATTATGTCCACCCGTGGCAAATGAATTGCGGGAGATGTTCCACAATCCTGCGGAACGGTCCCGACCGCGCATGGAGACGCGGCCGGGTATTTTAAAAGGCTCAGGCGCCTGGGTTACACTTGCCCAGATCGCCACCTGCGAACATCGGGTGATCAGGTGCGTATTCGACCTGTGCCCGCGGTGTCACCTCGACGATTTCCAGCGTGTCGTACTGGTTTGTCGGGTTCTCTTTGCCTTTCATAACCAGCACGTCCTTGAAGCACTGGTGATCGGCGCCACGGTAGGTGGTGGGGCCATTGCCCATGCCGTCGAAGTCGAAATCTTCGAGGGCTTCGACCACGCCGCATGGATTGAACGTGCCCGCACGTTCGCACGCATCCGCATAGAGCAGGGTCTGTACGTAGCAGGTGTGTGCCGAGTTGGATGGCGGACGGCCGTACTTTTCGCCGAACGACTTGGTGAACGCCTTGGAGCCTTCGTCTTGCAGCTGCCAGTTCCAGTTCATCGAACCGATAACACCCTTCACGTTGTCGCCCGCACCAGCGGCCATCAATTCCGAATAAAGCGGTACGACGATTTCGAAGTTCTTGCCGTTGACCTGCTTGCTCAGCAAATCGAATTCGATGGCGTTCGACAGCGAGTTCACCATGTTCCCGCCGTAGTGGTTCAGAACCAAAACGTCGGCGCCCGAGTTCAGAACCGGCGCGATGTAGGACGAGAAGTCCGTGGACGCCAGCGGTGTCAGAACGTTGTTCACGGTTTCCCAACCGATGGCTTCGGTCGCGGCTGCGATCGATTCCTGCTGCGTCCAGCCCCAAGTGTAGTCAGCCGTCAGGTGATAGGCGCGGCGCTCTGATCCATAGGCATTTTTCAGCACGGGTGCCAAAGCCGCAGCAGACATGTAACCGTTAAAGAAGTGACGGAAGCCGTTGGCCTTCTTGTCCTTGCCGGTGGTGTCGTTGGAGTGCGTAAGCCCTGCCATGAAAATGACGCCCGCATCCTGACACAGACCCTGAACCGCAACAGCCACGCCCGAAGACGAGCCGCCGTTGATCATGATCGCGCCGTCTTTTTCGATCATCGACTTGGCCGATGCGCGTGCGGCGTCTGATTTGGTCTGGGTGTCGCCCGTTACGAAGGTGACTTTCTTACCCAGAATACCGTTTCCTTTCAGCGCCTTGGAGCTGAACGTATTCAGCATGCCGCCGTCACCCTCACCGTTGAGGTGCTCGACCGCAAGCTCCTGAGCGCGCAGTTCGTCCAGACCTTCTTCGGCGTAGGGGCCGGTCTGCGGAACGTTAAAGCCCAGCGTGACTGTGCTGCCGGACGGGGCATTGGTATAACCGGAATGCGACGCGGCGCTCAGATAGGTCGGCAGCGCCAGACCAGCACCGGCGGCGGCACTGGTCTTTAGCAGGCCCCGGCGCGTGAAATTTGATTTGGACATGTAGATCCTCCCTTAAAGAAATCATGGGGAGGGACTCCCTTGCGCCTCCCCACATGGCACAGGTGTGCAAATGCAATATGCCACAGGTTAAGAAAACTTCTCAACAACGTCCTTGAAAGAAACAATAATTTTGTAAAAAAATGAACAGGGAGTTGCTGGTGTTTGT from Roseovarius pelagicus includes the following:
- a CDS encoding ABC transporter ATP-binding protein; protein product: MGILEVKNVNKRFGGLQALGDVNLSVEENTVHAIIGPNGAGKSTLLNVLIGKLIPDTGSVMFDGQSVLGRKPYEICQMGISRVFQTPEIFGDLTVLENMMIPIFAKRDGAFQMNAIGATVNEKNVIEQAEHMLESLNMADKRHFHSASMSRGDKRRLEIGMCLSQNPRLLLLDEPTAGMARADTNNTIDLLKQIKDERDITIAIIEHDMHVVFSLAERITVLAQGSPLVEDTPDKIKGHPKVREAYLGESA
- a CDS encoding branched-chain amino acid ABC transporter permease; protein product: MLGLNKKDFQLLLIVVALTALAPFILNPFPEGSAMAQFNAGYPDLMQKFVIFGIFAIGFNILFGLTGYLSFGHAAFLGVGSYSCVWMFKLLGYNVMPGILLSIVTSGIFAYLIGVVSLRRSGIYFSILTLAFAQMSFALAYSVLSNPKFNLTNGETGLQVYANDPQWMHSASKPDLPHFFGISMRATHEMEVGAWAFQFNFGYYLCALIMIAAFYLSIRIFRSPFGMMLRAVKSNNTRMYYTGLNARPYTLAAFVISGMYAGLAGGLLSAVDPLAGAERMQWTASGEVVLMTILGGAGTLIGPVLGSGLIKYFENIFSKINDSVLHGWFSFLPDGIEDFMVTIVHPFVGKGWHLTLGVLFMLIVIFLPGGLVQGGQKIRGLFTGRTEAEQAEADANHSTPAE
- a CDS encoding branched-chain amino acid ABC transporter permease yields the protein MDAIILQILNGLDKGSAYALIALGLTLIFGTLGVVNFAHGAIFMLGAFCAVTLSKIFSISYQTVDETQTDFLGNPLKVDTPYVEYWFGPEMGAALIDWSVPLAILFSIPVMIAVGVIMERGLIKHFYRRPHADQILVTFGLAIVLQEVIKYYFGANPIPTPAPDMFRGSYDFSPLLGFDPNSVIYPVWRLIYFAFSALIIGAVFAFLQFTTFGMVVRAGMADRETVGLLGINIDKRFTIMFGIAAAVAGLAGVMYAPINAPNYHMGMDFLVLSFVVVVVGGMGSLPGAVAAGFLLGILESFASTTWATTTIPGINQIIIYLVAIIILLTRPRGLMGKKGVMEE
- a CDS encoding substrate-binding protein; translated protein: MSKSNFTRRGLLKTSAAAGAGLALPTYLSAASHSGYTNAPSGSTVTLGFNVPQTGPYAEEGLDELRAQELAVEHLNGEGDGGMLNTFSSKALKGNGILGKKVTFVTGDTQTKSDAARASAKSMIEKDGAIMINGGSSSGVAVAVQGLCQDAGVIFMAGLTHSNDTTGKDKKANGFRHFFNGYMSAAALAPVLKNAYGSERRAYHLTADYTWGWTQQESIAAATEAIGWETVNNVLTPLASTDFSSYIAPVLNSGADVLVLNHYGGNMVNSLSNAIEFDLLSKQVNGKNFEIVVPLYSELMAAGAGDNVKGVIGSMNWNWQLQDEGSKAFTKSFGEKYGRPPSNSAHTCYVQTLLYADACERAGTFNPCGVVEALEDFDFDGMGNGPTTYRGADHQCFKDVLVMKGKENPTNQYDTLEIVEVTPRAQVEYAPDHPMFAGGDLGKCNPGA